The Rhizobium indicum sequence ATCATCGATTCGTCGACGGTCGACTGGCCTTCGAGGACGGAGCCGTCCACCGGCACCCGCTCGCCGGGGCGCACGCGCAGCCGGTCACCAGTCTGGATATCGTCCACCGGCACGTCGCTCTCGCTACCCTCGGCATCGATGCGCCGCGCCGTCTTCGGCGCAAGGTCGAGCAAAGCGCGGATCGCCGAGCCGGTGCGTTCGCGCGCTTTCAATTCCAGCACCTGGCCGACGAAAACGAGCGCGACGATGACGGCGGCCGCCTCGAAATAGACGGGCACGGCCGCACCATGGCCATGGAAGCTCATCGGGAAGATGCCGGGCGCAAGCGTGGCGACGACGCTGTAGAGATAGGCGGTTCCGACGCCGAGACCGATCAGCGTCCACATATTCGGGCTGCGGTTGACGACAGACGCCCATGCGCGGCGGAAGAACGGCAAGGCCGCCCAGAGCACAACCGGCGTTGCCAATAGGAGTTCGATATACGACGCCTGCGGCTCGCCGATCGTTTCCCGAAGCGGCAGGCCGAACATCGGCCCCATGCTCAGCGCCAGCAGCGGCACGGCAAGGATGGCGCTGACCCAGAGCCGCCTGACGAAATCGACGAGTTCCGGGTTCGGGCCTTCGTCAGCAGGCGGAATGCCCATCGGCTCCAGCGCCATGCCGCATTTCGGGCAGTCGCCGGGGCGGTCGCTGACGACTTCAGGGTGCATCGGGCAGGTATAAAGCGTACCCTTGGGCGTCGGCTTTGCTGCTGGGCGGCTGCCGTTGCGATAGGCTGCGGGCTCGGCTTCGAACTTTGCTTGGCAGGCGGCCGAGCAGAAATAGAATTTTTCGCCTTCGTGCTTCAGGAAATATTTCGCGGTCGACCGATCGACGATCATGCCGCAGACGGGGTCCGTCGCAGTGAGGTAATCCTCAGGTGCCGCCGCAAATTTCGTCCGGCAGCCCTCAGAGCAGAAATGATAGATGCGCCCGTCATGGTCGAGCGAGGGTTTGCCGGCCTGCGGATCGACGGTCATGCCGCAGACAGGATCACGGATCATGGCGCTTACAGCCTTCTCCTGTTCATGGCCGCAATGGCAATGATTATCGCCATCGGCGTGACTGTGATGGTGATCGTGTTCGTGCTTGATATCCATGACTATTCTCCTGTGCCCGGAGGGGCACTTGGATAAGCTTATCAACCTTCCAGCGACTGGAAGGTCAAGCACTATTTTCATGGACTCGATTTTTGCGGCGGCTGATCCTCAGATCGGGGTGATCAGCCCGACCGGCTGGCTCCCGAGCAGGGTGGCGACTGAAATGCTGCCCCCGGGCTCGATCGTCTTTCCGGTCACCAGATCGGCCTTCAGCCCGTGAAGCGGGGAGGGGACGGCAATCGCTGTATCCTCCCAGAATTCCGGACCGGCGAAGAGCACGCCCGGATCGAGCCAGCCGAACATCAGCCGCGGCGCCGCGATGATGGCGAAATCACCCTTATGCACCCGGGCAAAAGCAAGCACATGGTCGCGCCGGTTGCCCGTTACCTTCAGCGGCAGATAGTCGCCTCCAGCAAAGAGGTCTCCGTGCCGCTGGCGCAGCTGCAGGCCGATCCCGACGAGGCGCTGCTTCAACGCTGCCGCCTGCAGCTTGGCGATCGGCCCGGCTTCATCAAGCCAGGCCGTCAGCCGCTGATGATCGACCGGCCGGCGGTTGTCGGGATCGACGAGGCTGAAATCGAAACCCTCCGCACCCTGGTAGATATCGGGAATGCCGGGGGCCGTCAGCTTGAGCAGCGTCTGCGACAGGCTGTTGAGGTAACCCGCCGCGATGAAAGGCTGCAGCACCCTTTCGAAATCCTCGAGGAAGACGTCATTGTCAGGCGAAACCAGTGCCGCGGCATAGGTGGTGACCGCTTCCTCGTAGTCGGCATCCTGTTCCGTCCAGTCGCTGCGCAGTTTTGCCTCGCGCACGGCCTTGACCGCGTAATCGGTGAAGCGTTCGCGGAGTTCTTCGGTCTGTCCTCGGTCGAAGTCCTCCGGCCAGATGCCGGCCAGCGCCTGATAGAGCATCCATTCGACATTGGGTTCCGGCGCTGCACCATCCGGCAGATCCTTCAGCCACGGCCGGTTCATCTCGCGCCACCGCTCGACCGCCTGGGCAAAAACATCCGCGCCCTCGCTCAGGGCATAAAGCCTTGCGCGCGCATCCTCGCCGCGTTTGGTGTCGTGGGTGGCGCTTGCCGAAAGCCCATGCGGCTGCAGCCGCGCCCGCTCGGCCATGCGGCGGTGGAATTCTTCCGGGCCGCCAGGCGCCTTGCCCGGTTCGCCGCCGACTTCGTTTGCGGCAAGCAGCCTGTTATAGCGGTAAAACAACGTATCCTCCGTCGCCTTCGCCATCACCGGCCCGCTCAATTGCTGGAAGCGGATACGGAAGTCGTGGGCCGGGTCACCTTCGACCTTGCCTTCGAGAAGCGTCAGCACATGGTCGCATGCACGCCGATCGTCGAGCTGCGCCATGGCTTGCGAGGCGGTCGCCGCAAGCACCGCTGAATCCTGCCAGGAAAGCGGGCCGCCGTCGCCATAGGTGCGGTAGACGGGAAAGGCGATCAGCAACTCGCCGAGCACAGTGGCGATCTCGTCTCTTTTCACCTCGGGAAAGATGCCTGTCGCGATCGACACCAGCCTGTCGGTCTCGCCGGCGAAATTGCGTTCGACCATCAGTCGCTTGGCAATCCGCCGGCCCTCCTCGAGATCACCCGTCTCGCCGGCGAGGCTGCGATAGGCATCGTCCAATATGCGCAAGCCGCCGGCGTCGATGAACAGCTCGCTCAGTGCAGCGATGAATTCATATCCCGTGGTGCCGGCAATCGGCCAGCTCTCCGGCAGGACCTCGCTGGCCCCGAGGATCTTTTCGACGACGATATAGGTGTCCGGTCCCACCGCCTCCCGCAGCCTGTCGAGATAGGCCGTGGGTTCGGCGAGCCC is a genomic window containing:
- the treY gene encoding malto-oligosyltrehalose synthase, whose translation is MTLPTSTYRIQFRNGMTFDRACDLVPYLKTLGISHLYGSPIFTAVSGSTHGYDVTDATDIDPALGGWAGFDRLTESLASAGMGLILDIVPNHMAASPENGWWRDVLTFGRQSAYFSHFDIDWSEPLTLPQLGQGFESALADGELRITLDETHGNFAFGYFETLLPLNPTSYGAIADRLDDPVATRMAEAAAVTSGENFNRAMRDILFEGGDRAVLRQKLEDVSADRDFVRSLHEAQHWRLTHWKAAARHLSYRRFFEVTGLVGIRVEDPAVFEDMHRLVIELVRHGKVQGLRIDHVDGLAEPTAYLDRLREAVGPDTYIVVEKILGASEVLPESWPIAGTTGYEFIAALSELFIDAGGLRILDDAYRSLAGETGDLEEGRRIAKRLMVERNFAGETDRLVSIATGIFPEVKRDEIATVLGELLIAFPVYRTYGDGGPLSWQDSAVLAATASQAMAQLDDRRACDHVLTLLEGKVEGDPAHDFRIRFQQLSGPVMAKATEDTLFYRYNRLLAANEVGGEPGKAPGGPEEFHRRMAERARLQPHGLSASATHDTKRGEDARARLYALSEGADVFAQAVERWREMNRPWLKDLPDGAAPEPNVEWMLYQALAGIWPEDFDRGQTEELRERFTDYAVKAVREAKLRSDWTEQDADYEEAVTTYAAALVSPDNDVFLEDFERVLQPFIAAGYLNSLSQTLLKLTAPGIPDIYQGAEGFDFSLVDPDNRRPVDHQRLTAWLDEAGPIAKLQAAALKQRLVGIGLQLRQRHGDLFAGGDYLPLKVTGNRRDHVLAFARVHKGDFAIIAAPRLMFGWLDPGVLFAGPEFWEDTAIAVPSPLHGLKADLVTGKTIEPGGSISVATLLGSQPVGLITPI